The Erythrobacter sp. SDW2 region TTCGGGTTCGATCAGCTTGAGCGCGGCGCCGACCGGGGTTTCCGTATCGGCCACGATCTCGCGCCACACCAGCGCGGGTTTTCCCGCCGCCAGCGCGCCGCGCGCAGCGTCGCCATTGCTGAGACCGAGGGCAGGCAGGGTGGCCCCCTACGGCTGCGAATCGCCGGCCAGCGAGCGCTTGAGCGCATCGATGGCCGATTGGTTCCGCTCGACGGTGACGTCCGCACGAATGGCGTTCTGGAACTGCTCCTCATATTCCTGCACCAGTGTCTGGGCGAACTGGCGCTTGGCTTCGCCGAGTAGCGGATCGTCTGCGGCGAGAGTGCCAGCCTCGATGCTATCGAGATCGAGCACGAACCAGCCGATGTTGCGCGGGCCTTCCAATTGCTTTTGCGTGCCCTGCGCCATGCTGAAGAACAGCGCCAGCGGGGCCGGGACGCGCTGGCTGCGGGCCAGATCCTCACGCGTGGTGTCGATAAAGTCGACCGGCGGCAGGGCGCGCCTTTCGGCAGCCACGGCGGCCGCCAGCGTTTCGCCGCCTTCTACCCGCTCGATCACGCGACCGGCGGCGAGCTTGGCCTGCTTGGCCCCTTCGGCGCGGCGCCAGTCAGCCACGACTTGCTCGCGAATTTCCGTGAGCGGGGCGGCTGCCGAGGGGGTGATTTGCGAAGCTTCGAAGAGCATGAAGGTGACGCCGGGCACGGCCTCGGCCAGCTGGGGCTCTTCTTCCTCCATCTGGAATGCGGTGGCGAGAGCCGGAGCCAGCTCCTGCGGTGCAGTTTCGCCATCCGTGCCGTAGACTACTCCGGCGGCGGTAAGCGGCTTCGTCGTCTTGACCTCGACCTTAAGCTCCCGGGCCACGTCGATAAGTGATTCTCCGCTGCCGAAGCGATCTTCGATGTCGGCAGCCAGTTCGTTGAAGGCCAGCCGGCGCTTCTCGTCGGTCAGCTGCGCCGCAATCGCGGAACGTGCCTGGTCGAGCGTCTGACCGGCCTGTTTGTCGATGGCATCGACGCGCACGACATGAAAGCCGAGACCGCTGCGGGCAACAGCAGCGACTTGCCCCTGTGCCGCGCTGAAGGCCGCGTCGGCTACTGCGGCCGATGTCTGCGAGCTGTAGGTCCCTTTGGCGATCGGGCCGATGACCGCAGTGGCAAGCCCGGCCTCTCGCGCGACGGCCTCGAGCGACGCACCGGCCAGCACGCGCTGGCGGATCGAATCGGCACTTGCCTGGGTCGGGACCACCAGTTGCGTCAGAGTACGCTCTTCCTTGGCGGCGTAGCGGCTCGCATCCTGCTTGTAACGCGCGGCGATTTCAGCGTCGGTCGGGGCAGCGATGGTTCCGACAGCCTCTTCACCGAAAGTCGCGTAGCGGATGACGCGGCGTTCGGGGCGGATGTAGTCGCCCCGGTTGGCCGAGTAATAGGCGGCCAGCTGCTTGTCCGTCGGTGCGCCAGCCGGTGCATAGGCATCGCTTTCGAGCAGCGCGATCGAACCCTTGCGGCGCTCCTTGAACAGGGCGGCATAGCGTGCCGAGATCTTGTCGGGCATCGACGCCCCGAGCCCGGCCGGCTGGACCACCTGCTGGGCGATCAGGCCATTGCCCAGATCATCCCGCACCTGCGCTTCCGACAGGCCCTGGCGGGAAATGGCATCGCGGTACATCTGCTCGCTGAAATTGCCGTCGGGTCCGCGGAAGGCCGGGATCAGCCGGATCTGGCTGTTGATAAGGTTATCGCTTGCGCGGATGCCGTATTTCTTGCCGAACTCGGAGATGGCGACCCGGTCGAGTAGCGTATCGACAACCTGTTCAAGGCCACCTTGCTCGACAAACGCAGGCATCGACAGCGTGGGATTGTTCTGGCGCATTTGTTCGAGCGCATTGCGCGCCGCGCGATCGAGTTCGGCCGCTTCCACCTTCTCGTCGCCGACAACGGCAATCTTGTCGCCGCTGCTGATTGCCCCGAGCGGGTTGTTGCCCGAAACGTCGGCGCTGGCGAAGGCAATGGCGATCAGGCCCAGGAAGGCCAGGGTAAAGGCAATGCCCAGCTTCGACTGGAAGAACTTGCGGAAAGTGGTGATCATGGAAAGACGTATCCGGATTGCAGGCGAGGGCAGGCGTTGGGGACACGCGCCAGTGGCCGCGTGCGAAACGCAGGTGCTTTAGAGATGCTGCGTCCGAGCCGCAACAGTGTGGAAAGGGTTTTGACTGAATGCCGCGTGTCGGCTAGCGGACCCGGCCCCCGACGCGCTAACGGCCCCATCAACGCCCTCGTGCGAAGCAATTCAGGATTACTGCATGTCTCTCCGACCTTATATCGTCGGCAACTGGAAGATGAACGGCACCCGCGCGATGTTGTCGGAGGCGCGCGCAATCGACCGTGCGGCACAGCGCCACATGAAAGTTGAAGTGGCCGTCGCGCCGCCCTTCACTCTGATTCACGCAGTGCACCGCGAGGCCGAGCAGATCGGTGTCGGCGCGCAGGACTGCCACCCTGCAGCCGATGGTGCCTTCACTGGCGATGTATCCGCCAGCATGGTCGCAGACGCCGGCGCCAAGTTCGTGATCCTGGGGCACAGCGAGCGGCGCGAGGGGCACGGCGAAACCAACGAGCTCGTTCGCACCAAGGTCCAGTCTGCGCTGGCGGCTGGTCTGAAGGTGATCCTGTGCTGCGGTGAACCGGAAGAGAGGCGCGATGCGGGCGCGCACGAGAAATTCGTGCTCAACCAGTTGCGCCTCTCGCTGCCCGAATCGGTGGATGGTGCGGGCGAGAAGCTGACCGTTGCCTATGAGCCGATCTGGGCTATCGGCACGGGCCGGACGCCGACGCTTGACGATATCGCCGCGATGCACGCAGCAATCCGCGGCTTTCTGATCGAGCGCTTCGGCGATGCGCAGGGCAGCGTGATCCGCATTCTCTATGGCGGTTCGGTCAAGCCCGACAACGCCCGCGATATCCTCGGCGTTGCCGAAGTCGGCGGGGCACTGGTTGGCGGGGCCAGCCTGACGGCGGACAGCTTCATGAATATCGCGCTCGCCGCCGGTGACGGCGAGGATGCGTAAGGCGTAGCAAGACACGCCAGACCTTGTGTGCAGGGCTCCCAGGCCCTAGATGCGCGCCAACATTTCCTTTTCGAGCAGGATCGATGTCGCTCTTTATCTTTCTTACCGTGGTCCAGGCCATCATCGCAGCTGCGCTCGTCGGCGTGGTGCTCATGCAGCGCAGCGAAGGCGGCGGCCTTGGTGTCGGCGGTAGCCCGAGCGGTATGATGAGCGCGCGCGGCGCAGCCGACTTCCTCACCCGCACCACCAAGTGGCTGGCGGTGGCTTTCGTAGTCCTGTCGATTGTCCTGGCGGCGCTTGCGGTGGAGACCAGCGGTGGTTCCTCGATCGACACGACGCTGGATCGCACTCCGGTCCAGGCCGAGCCCGATCCGCTCGCTGCACCGGCACAAGTCCCGGCTCAGGCACCCGCTGGCGAAGCAGCCCCCGCCGAAACACCAACCGAATAAAATCAATCCAACGCGCAATATGTGGATTGCAGGCGATTGCCTGCCCATTCCGCTTGCGCCGAATCCCAATCGCAGCTTAAGGCCCAACTCCCATGGCGCGGTATATTTTCATCACCGGCGGCGTGGTCTCCTCGCTCGGCAAAGGTCTCATGGCGGCATCGCTCGGCGCGCTGCTGCAGGCACGCGGCTACAAGGTCCGCATCCGCAAGTTCGACCCCTATCTGAATGTCGATCCGGGCACGATGAGCCCGTATCAGCACGGCGAGGTTTATGTCACCGATGACGGGGCCGAGACCGATCTCGACCTTGGCCACTACGAACGCTTTACCGGTGTTTCCGCGCACCAGGGGGACAATGTCACCTCGGGCCGGATCTACCAGCAGATCATCGCCAAGGAGCGGCGCGGCGACTATCTCGGCGCGACGGTGCAGGTGGTCCCGCATGTGACCGACGCGATCAAGGAATTCGCTCTCGCCGATCAGGGCGATCACGATTTCATCCTGTGTGAAATCGGCGGCACTGTCGGCGATATCGAAAGCCTGCCGTTCATGGAGGCGATCCGCCAGCTCAGGAACGAGCTCGAGCCGCTCCAGTCGCTCAGTGTCCATGTGACGCTGGTGCCCTACATCAAGGCGGCGGGCGAACTGAAGACCAAGCCGACCCAGCATTCGGTCCGCGAGCTCGCCAGCCTCGGCATCAAGCCCGACGTGCTGCTGTGCCGGGCCGAACATCCCATTCCCGAGAGCGAACGGCAGAAAATCGCCAATTTCTGCAATGTCCGCAAGGAAGCGGTGATCCCGGCGCTCGACGCCAAGTCGATCTATGCCGTGCCCTTGCAGTACCACGAAGAAGGTCTCGACGCCGAAGTGTTGCGCGGTTTCGGCATCACCGATGCGCCCGAGCCGGACCTGTCTGCGTGGTACGACGTGACTGACCGCTACTTCAACCCGGAAGGCGAAGTGACCATCGGCGTGGTCGGCAAATATGTCGGGCTACAGGACGCCTACAAGTCACTGAACGAGGCGTTGGTGCATGGCGGGATGGCCAACCGGGTCAAGGTCAACATCCGCTGGATCGACGCCGAACTGTTCGAGAAGGACGATGCGGAGGTCGCCGCCAGGCTCGAGCCCTTGCATGGAATTCTCGTGCCCGGCGGCTTCGGCGAACGCGGCAGCGAAGGCAAGATCGCCTCGGTCCGCTTCGCTCGCGAGCGGCACGTCCCGTTCTTCGGCATCTGCCTCGGCATGCAGATGGCCTGTATCGAGGCGGCACGGGCTGCCGGCCACAGCAAGGCCAGCTCGACCGAATTCGGAGAGACCGAGGAGCCCGTCGTCGGTATCATCACCGAATGGATGACCAAGGAAGGTCTCGAAACCCGTGAGGCGGGCGGGGATCTGGGCGGCACCATGCGGCTCGGCGCCTATGAGGCGCGGCTCGATGGCAACAGCCATGTGAGCGCGATCTACGGCGGTGCGACGGCCATTTCGGAGCGTCATCGCCATCGTTACGAGGTGAACGTCGCTTATCGCGACGCGCTGGAAAGCCAGGGCCTGATCTTCTCCGGCATGTCGCCCGACGGCCTGCTGCCCGAAATCGTCGAGCGACCCGACCATCCCTGGTTCGTCGGCGTGCAGTTCCATCCGGAGCTGAAATCCAAGCCTTTCGACCCGCATCCGCTGTTCTCCGGCTTCATCGAAGCCGCAGTGCACCAGAGTCGCCTCGTCTGACCGATTTGCCCGTTCACCGGGTCGCCGCGCATTAACCAATCGCGTTTATTCGCGAGAATGTCGCGTTTCTGCAATATTTCAGGCGCGTGACATGCCAAAGTAGGGCAATGGTTACCAATCCTGCGCGCCACCTCTTCACACTTTGGCGCTAGGGTCGCATGAATGGTCGCTAGCGGTGCGAACAGGCGCCGAGGGGGGGGACAGGGGAGTTTTACTACATTTCGAGCTTGTCGCGGTCTTGATCGTCTTCTGCGACCCGGACGGTTAATACCAGACAGGGCGGCGTCATCGTCGCGGGGCGGATCTTCAAGCGGGTCCGCCCCATATTATTCCCCCAATGCAAAGGGCCCGCTCTGCCGAGAGCGGGCCCTTCGTGTTTGGGCGAAGCAGCGACGCGCGTCAGGCGGCGTCGGCGTCCTTCTTGTCGCCGTCGACGATCTCCAGCGGCTTCTGACCGCCGACGAGGATCTTCTTGGGCTTCATCGCATCGGGAACCTCGCGCACCAGGTCGATCACCAGCATTCCGTCGGCGAGATCGGCATTTTCCACCCGGACGTAATCTGCCAGTTCGAACCGGCGCTCGAACCCGCGGTTGGCGATGCCGACATGCAGCATTTCGCCCTCGGCGGTCTCGTCGCGCTTCTTGCCGACCACGGTCAGCAGGTTCTGCTGCGCGGTGATATCGAGATCGCCCGGACGGAAGCCGGCGACCGCCAGCGTTATGCGATAGTTGTCGTCACCGCGCTTTTCGATGTTGAAGGGGGGATAGTTGTCGCCGCTGTTCTGGCGCACCTGGCTCTCCAGCATATCGAACAGCCGGTCGAAGCCGACGGTGCTGCGGCGGTAGGGGGTAAAATCAAGACGTGACATAGCAAATCCTCCATCGAGCAATTTGTTGCGTTCGGGACCCGATCGTCCGGCGTCCCGTTGGTTGGTGTGAGAGGCCCATTGCGGCGCCGCTTCACATGGCCGATATAGGTGCCGAAGCGGGCCGTTCAAGGCCTACGAAACGACTGGAATACAAGGATATTGCGATGGCAGACGTGACCGTCGACATCTATACCAAGTTCGGCTGCGGCTATTGCTTCCGCGCCAAGCGCCTGCTCGATGCAAAGGGCGTAGCCTATAACGAGTTCGACATTACCATGGGCGGTCCCAAACGCGACGAGATGATGCAGCGCGCACCAATGGCGCGGACCGTGCCGCAGATATTCATCGGCGCGGTCCATGTCGGGGGATCGGATGACCTTGCCGCGCTTGAACGCGAGGGCAAGCTAGATGCCCTTTTGGCTGGCTGATGCCGAGGATTGCCGTCCTGCAGATGACTTCGGGTATTGATCCCGAGGCAAATACACGAGCGATAATTGACGCCGCCGTTGAAGCGGCCAACGCGGAAGCGGACATGCTCTTCACTCCTGAGATGAGCATTTTGCTTGACAAGGACCGAAAACGAGCAAGCCAATGGATCAACAGTGGTGGCCCTGAGAGGGTAGTCGATGAGTTGCGGGATTGGGGTTTCTTTGCCTCCCTCCAAATATCGGTTGGCTCGATGCCAGTCGCTCTTGCCAATGGCAAAATGGCCAACCGCACATTTCACTTCGATGAGGCGACGGGAGAACCCGTCATCTATGACAAGATTCACATGTTTGATGTTGAATTGGATAGTGGGGAAACTTGGAAGGAAAGTAGCGCCTACGAGCCGGGTAATCAGGTCGTATGCGTTGAAGATACACCCTTGGGTCGATTGGGGCTGACGATCTGCTATGATCTCAGGTTCCCGGCACTTTTCGAAGAACTGGGTCGTCGAGAGTGCAATGCCATCGCAGTACCTGCGGCCTTCACTGTCCCAACTGGAAAAGCCCATTGGCATGTCATGCTGCGCGCCCGCGCAATCGAAGCAAGCGCGTTCGTGATCGCTGCTGCCCAAGTTGGCAAGCATGAGGACGGTCGCGAGACCTACGGTCACAGCCTGGTGGTCGATCCATGGGGCGAGGTCCTGCTCGACATGGGCGGCGAGGCGCCGGGGCTGGGTTTCTGCGATATCGACCTTGGCCGCATTGCCGAAGTCCGGGCGCAGGTGCCGAGCCTTGCCAACCGCCGTCCCATCGCTACATCGCCCGCGCAATGATCGTGTTCGACCTCGCCTGTTCCCACAGCCACCGCTTCGAGGGCTGGTTCCGCTCGTCCGAGGACTATGCGGATCAATTGGCAAACGGTCTGCTGCAATGCCCGCAGTGCGGCTGTGAAAAAGTCGGCAAGGCGCCGATGGCCCCGGCCGTCCCGGCGAAGTCGAACGGCCGCACCGAAATCGTCGCCCAGCCAAAGCCGGCAGCAGTCAGCGGCGGCAGCGAAAAGGCGCTCCCGACCAAGCTCGTCGAAGCGATGAAGGCACTTGCCAGGGTTCAGGCCGAAACGATCAAGGACAGCACCTGGGTTGGCGAGGAGTTCGCCAAGCAGTCGCGCGAGATGCACTATGGCGAACGCGACGAGGCGCTGATCCACGGCAAGGCCACGCCGAAAGAGGCGCAGGAACTGCTGGAAGAAGGCATCGCGGTCGCTCCCCTCCTGATACCGGTCGCGCCGCCCGACAAACTCAACTGATTGAAGTGCGCGCCGCTTGGCCCTAAGGCGGCTGCGGCGTCCCCGTAGCTCAGCAGGATAGAGCATCGGATTCCTAATCCGGGGGCCGGAGGTTCGAATCCTCTCGGGGACACCAGCCAATTTTCTTGGGGGAGAGACGCACCATGACCACCCATCCCTGGACCCGCCGGATGAGCGGTCTGGCCTTCTGGCTGGCCGTCGCCGCCATTGCCGTGGCGCTGATCGGGACAACGCTGGCGCGCTATGACGTGGTCGACAAGCTGACCGGTTTCATGTCGTTCATCTACATGAGCATGGCTTGCGGAGGTGTGGCGGTCATCGCTCTGATCGCGCTGGTCATGAACTGGCGTACGGGCTGGCCGGCCGGTCGAAAGGCGCTGTTCGGTCTGATCCTCGCAGTAGCCGGTTTCAGCGCCCTGATCATCCTGCGCAGCACGGCGGCGAATTACCCGTTCATCCATGATGTCACGACGGACCTCGACGATCTGCCGACCTACACCTCCCTGACAATTCCCGACGACAATCTGCGCGGCGTCGACACGGCCGAGAAGTGGATGGCGGAGCACCGCAAGGGTTACGGCGACCTGACCGGGATTACGCTCGACATGTCCCCGGCCGAAGTGATCGCCAAGGCCGAGGAACTGGCCAAGGCGCGCGGCTGGACGATCGCGGCCGCCAAGCCGGAGGAAGGGCGTCTGGAAGCCGTCGCCTATGCGTCGTGGCTGCGCTTCGAGGATATCGTTGTGGTTCGTGCGACCGACGCCGGCAATGGCAAGACCCGGGTGGACATGCGTTCGATCAGCCGTGTCGGACAGAGCGACCTTGGCGAGAATGCCAAGCGCATTCGCGAATTCCTCGGCGCGCTTCAGGCCTCCTGACGCTTCAGCGCCAGCCAGCTTAGGACGACAATCCCGAGCGACATCACGGCGCATAGCGCGGCTATGCCTGCCCAGCCGCCGAGGTCGTAGGCGACCGGGGCAGCCCAACTGGCCACGCCCGCGCCCACGAACATCAGGATGATGTAGCCCGTCATCAGCCGGGTGCGGATTTCAGGGGCGAGGCTGAGGAACGTCATCCGACCCGCGACATCGACGCTTGGCCCGACAATATTGGTCAGGATCAGGGGGATCAGCAGCAACCAGAGGCTCGATCCCGTCGGCCAGTAGAGAATGACACCAACAAGCTGGATCGCGCCGAACCGCAAGCGCGCCCGGTACGGCCCCACCTTGTCCGCCCACTTGCCGAGCCGCGGGGTGGCGATGATGCTGACCAGCGCCACTGCTGCAAGATAACCCACCACGTCAGTGCCATAGCCCATCTGAGGGCTGGTGAGATGGAAAGCAAGGCCGAGCCAGATGACAAGGAAGATGCCGAAATTGAGCGCCTGGATGACGCCCGAGAGCGCAATGTTCGGATACTCGCGCAAAAGCGCAATGGTCGAGCCTACCAGCGCAAAATAGCCCTGCTGCGGCTTGGGGCCGGTACCCTTGGCACGGCCTTCCATCATGAAGGGGATGGCGCAGGTCACCGCTGCCATCATCGCGGCCGCGATCCAGTACACCACGCGCCAGTCGGTCTCATGCGCAATTAGGCCCGCACCCACCCGGGCGACAAGGATCGAGGTGATGATACCCGCCGTCAGCAGCGAGGTTACCTTGCCGAGACTCTCCGGCGGCACCCGCTTCGAGGCATAGGCCGGGAGCAGGTAGGGTACGATGGTCACGAAACCGAGGACAGTCGAAGCCGCCACGAACAGCCAGAACGACTGCGCCATTGCCATAACGACAAGGGTTACCGTCTGGCAGGCGGCCAGCACCAGCGAAAGTGTCCGGTTGCTGATCCGGTCGCCCAGCGGCAGCAGCAGGAAAATCCCCAGAGCGAGCGCGATCTGGTTGAACGCCGGGACGAGCCCGATCTCCGCCGAAGATACATCGAAAGTGCGCGCGATATCGGCGATGATCGGGTGGATGTAATAGGCATTGGCAACCGTCACCCCCGTCAGCAGGCTGAGGCCAAGCTGGTCGCCACGGGTCAATCCGGCGGGTTTGTCGGGAGTCAGGTCTCGATCAGCCACCCATTGCGGCTATCAGTTTTTGTCGCCGCTCCCAAGCGGAATGGCTTCCTTGAAGGTGTGGGTCACATAGGGGAAGGGAATTTCGATCCCGGCATCGTCCAGCGCGGACTTGATTGCGCGGATGACCTTGTCCTTGCTCTCCCACATGTCGCGCGGTTTCGAACCCGCCCACCAGCGGACCTTGAAATCCACCGAGCTGGCGTTGAACTCGACCGCGAAGACATCGATACCCTTGTCTGCATCGACGGTTTCGACCCCTTGCACCGCCGCGCGAATGACCTTGGCGGCATGGTCGAGATCGGTGTCGTACGAGACTCCGGCGATGACCTCGTGCCGACGCTGGGTTTCGTCGGTGAGGATTTCGACGGGGTTCTTGAACAGCATGGAATTGGGTACCAGCGTGACTTCCCCCGACAGCTTGCGGACATAGGTTTCGCGCAGGGTGATATGCTCGACCTTGCCGGCAATACCTTCGCACTCGATGATGTCGCCGATGCGCATTTTCTTGCGCAGCATGATCAGCACGCCGGCGAGGAAGTTCTCGAAGATATCCTGGAAAGCGAAGCCGATCGCGACCGCCCCGATGCCCAGTCCGGCGATAAGGCTGGCGGGAGTCAGGCCCGGCATCACCACCACTGCGGCGATCATCAGGCCCCCGATCCAGATGGCCAACTTGACCAAGGTCTTCACCAGGTTCTCAAGGCCCGGGCGAAGGTCCGTGCGGTCGAGGACGCGATTTGTCACGCGTACCGCGATCCGGGCGGCAATCCAGGTCAGGATCAGGATGCCGAGTGCAATCGCGAAGCCGGGGAGGGCGCGAACAAAACCGTCGGCCATCTGGACGAACTGGTCCTGCAGGGTTGCGACGGTGTCGAATGTCTGGTTCAGGCCTTCGTCGGCCCGGCTGGCTGTGGCGGTCGTCATGAAATCCCCTTCGATTGTATCAATCGAACGGGGCGTGCAGGGCGGGGTTCCGAATTTGTCTGGTTTTTCCGGCTATTGTGCGGGCGGATCAGCCTTGAAAACGAACACTGGACCGATGTCGACGCCTTGTGCCGGGCCATCGATCCTCAGGGCAACCGCAGCTTCACCGGGGCGCAGGTCGCGCTTGGCCTTGGTCGCGAGGCGCACAAGTTGCCAGTTTCCGCCCAGCTTGATCGAGGATTCCGACATCAGCTCGGCTGCCGCCGGGGCAATGAAACGAAGGCCCAGCGTCGAACCCTTGCCGTCTTCGCCGACTTCTGCCGACTTTGCCGCGACTGCGATGGTGATGTCGTCGCCCGCGGCAATGGCACTGTTGATGGTGACCAGTGCATCGACGGCAGCAGCAGGGTCGCCTGGTGTGGTCGCAAGGCGGGTTGCCTTGCCAAACCAGATAGTGCTGTCATCGCGCCCTTCGGCCGATCCGGAATCGGCGCTGGCAGCGACGATCCAGTCGCGATCGAACGGATCGTTGAGGACGGTGCCGAGGCCCTGCAACGGCTTGGGCAGGACGAAGGACTTTGGCGGCTCGATCACCGCTTGGGGCTGCGGTTTTGGCACCGCCTTGCCGACAATCGAACCCGCGCCCGTGATGACGATCGCCTGGCCGATTTCCAGGACCTGCTTGGTGCGCCCGAACTGGAGCGCGACGATACCGGTCTTGCGGGAAAGGGCCTGTTCGGCGGTCGTGGTGACTTCATACCACCCCCACTCTGTGCCGATCGACAAGGTCTCTTCGCCGAAGCCGGGGTAGGGCGGGGAGTCTTCCTGGAAGCGCACCCGCAGCACACCCTTCCCGTCAGGCGTGGCAGCTTCGACTGTCCGCGCCCAGAAGCCGATGGTGATGGTATCGCCGCGCTTTACGCTGCGGATCAGCGGGATGTTGGTCCCGGCGGTGTAGATGAACTCTGTCGCCTGGTTGACGTGAAACCGCCGCGCCGCACCGCCGCCGGGGATGCTGTCATCCTTGATCGATTCGGCGTAGAATTCTGGGCCGTAGCTGTCCCAGTCGATCCGCGAAGGATCGTTGACAAGCGTCCCGGGAAGCTGCTCCTCCAACGCCTTCAGTTCAGGCGAAAGCGATTGCGCCGCAAGCGGAACAGCGGACGCTGCCAGCGCAACGGCAGCAGCGATGCGAAGGATGCGAAGAACGACCACAGTACTCTCCCAACCAGCATGCATTCTTTGTTGGGAACGTTATCAATCGACACCAGGCTTGGCAAGATCAGTCGGAGTGAGGCTGATCAAGCGTTACCGTGTGCCTTGCGCGCGATCTCGTGCAGCCAGTCGGCGTGGCGGGGGGCCTTCTTGGTCTGGCTCCATTCATCGAGCATCAGCGGAGCGACACGCTTCAGCTCAGCATATTGCTCGTCTGTGCCGATATCGGCGGCGAGCTCCACCCGGTGGCCATTGGGGTCGAAGAAATAGATCGATTTGAAGATGCCGTGGTGGGTGGGGCCGAGCACATCAATGCCCTGTGCCTCGATGTGCTCCTTGGCTTTCAGCAGCTCCTCTTCCGATGCGACCCGAAAGGCGAGGTGCTGGACCCATGCGGGCGTGTTCTCGTCACGTCCCATCTCGGGTTGGTTGGGTAACTCGAAGAACGCCAGAACGTTCCCGTTCCCGGCATCTAGGAACACATGCATGTAAGGATCGTACTCGCCGGTGGAGGGCACATGGTCCTCGGCGAAGGCGGTGGTGTAGTCCATGCCCAGCACGCGGCCGTACCATTCGACGGTCTCTTTCGCGTCCTTGCAGCGATAGGCAGCGTGGTGGATGCCGGAGGGCTTGATGACGCTCATTGGGCAGGCTCCTCGATCTTCAGTGCGCCGCGCTCGATCTGGTCGCGCTCCATGCTTTCGAACAGCGCCTTGAAATTGCCCTCACCGAACCCTTCGTCACCCTTGCGCTGGATAAATTCGAAGAACACCGGGCCGATCTGCGCCTGCGCGAATATCTGCAACAGGAGGCGGGGTTGCCCGCCGTCGGTCGTGCCGTCGAGCAGGATGCCGCGCATCTTGAGCGCTTCGGTATCTTCGCCATGGCCGGGAAGTCGCTCGGCCAACATCTCGTAATAGGTGGCGGGCGGGGCAGCCATGAAAGGCACGCCAAGCTTCTGCAGGCGGTCCCAGCAGCTGACGAGATCGTCGCAGATCAGGGCGATATGCTGGATGCCTTCGCCATTGAACTGGCGCAGGAATTCCTCGATCTGGCCCTTTCCGCCTTCGCCTTCCTCGTTGAGCGGA contains the following coding sequences:
- a CDS encoding DUF1499 domain-containing protein, with amino-acid sequence MTTHPWTRRMSGLAFWLAVAAIAVALIGTTLARYDVVDKLTGFMSFIYMSMACGGVAVIALIALVMNWRTGWPAGRKALFGLILAVAGFSALIILRSTAANYPFIHDVTTDLDDLPTYTSLTIPDDNLRGVDTAEKWMAEHRKGYGDLTGITLDMSPAEVIAKAEELAKARGWTIAAAKPEEGRLEAVAYASWLRFEDIVVVRATDAGNGKTRVDMRSISRVGQSDLGENAKRIREFLGALQAS
- a CDS encoding VOC family protein encodes the protein MSVIKPSGIHHAAYRCKDAKETVEWYGRVLGMDYTTAFAEDHVPSTGEYDPYMHVFLDAGNGNVLAFFELPNQPEMGRDENTPAWVQHLAFRVASEEELLKAKEHIEAQGIDVLGPTHHGIFKSIYFFDPNGHRVELAADIGTDEQYAELKRVAPLMLDEWSQTKKAPRHADWLHEIARKAHGNA
- a CDS encoding MFS transporter, coding for MADRDLTPDKPAGLTRGDQLGLSLLTGVTVANAYYIHPIIADIARTFDVSSAEIGLVPAFNQIALALGIFLLLPLGDRISNRTLSLVLAACQTVTLVVMAMAQSFWLFVAASTVLGFVTIVPYLLPAYASKRVPPESLGKVTSLLTAGIITSILVARVGAGLIAHETDWRVVYWIAAAMMAAVTCAIPFMMEGRAKGTGPKPQQGYFALVGSTIALLREYPNIALSGVIQALNFGIFLVIWLGLAFHLTSPQMGYGTDVVGYLAAVALVSIIATPRLGKWADKVGPYRARLRFGAIQLVGVILYWPTGSSLWLLLIPLILTNIVGPSVDVAGRMTFLSLAPEIRTRLMTGYIILMFVGAGVASWAAPVAYDLGGWAGIAALCAVMSLGIVVLSWLALKRQEA
- a CDS encoding mechanosensitive ion channel family protein, with product MTTATASRADEGLNQTFDTVATLQDQFVQMADGFVRALPGFAIALGILILTWIAARIAVRVTNRVLDRTDLRPGLENLVKTLVKLAIWIGGLMIAAVVVMPGLTPASLIAGLGIGAVAIGFAFQDIFENFLAGVLIMLRKKMRIGDIIECEGIAGKVEHITLRETYVRKLSGEVTLVPNSMLFKNPVEILTDETQRRHEVIAGVSYDTDLDHAAKVIRAAVQGVETVDADKGIDVFAVEFNASSVDFKVRWWAGSKPRDMWESKDKVIRAIKSALDDAGIEIPFPYVTHTFKEAIPLGSGDKN